In Cystobacter fuscus DSM 2262, the genomic stretch CCCATCCCCGCTGGCGTGGCTTTGGCGCCCATCATCGCGAACATCCGCCCATGCGGGGCTGGCTCGCCGTGCCCCTGGTGGGACGTGAGGGGCGGAGCCTGGGCCTCATCCAGCTCTCGGACAAGCTGGACGGCGGCGACTTCTCGGCCGATGACGAGGCCCTGATCGTGCAACTGGCGCAGTACGCCAGCAGCGCCCTGGAGAACGAGCGTCTGGCCCTGGAGACCCAGAAGGCCCAGGAGCGCGCGCGCATCGCGGTCGAGGCCACGCGGTTGGGCACCTGGGACCTGGACCCCCGCGCGGGGACGCTCGTCTGGGATGCCCGCTGCAAGCAGCTCTTCGGCCTGCCGCCCGACGCACCGGTGGATTATCCGTCCTTCCTCTCCCTGCTTCATCCGGAGGACCGGGAGCGCGTGGACCAGGTCGTCCAGCGCTCCATGGACTTCCAGAGCGGAGGGGCGTTCCACACCGAGTACCGCACCGTGCGCGCGAGCGATGGGGCCGAGCGCTGGCTGGACGCGCGGGGCCGGACGTTCTTCGACGACCTGCGGCGGCCCGTGCGCTTCACGGGCACGGTGCTGGACATCACCGAGCGCAAGCAGTTGGAGGCCGAGCGCGTGGCCCTGCTGGAGCGCGAACAGGCCGCGCGTACCGAGGCCGAGCACGCCAACCGGCTCAAGGACGACTTCATCGCCACGGTGTCCCACGAGCTGCGCACGCCGCTCACCGCCATCCTGGGCTGGGTGCAGCTCCTCCGCTCGGGTCAGCTCCCCGAGGAGCGGCGCATGCGCGCGCTGGAGACGGTGGAGCGCAACGCCCACGCCCAGTCCCAGCTCGTGGAGGATCTGCTGGACATCAGCCGCATCATGTCCGGCAAGCTCGCCCTGGAGGTCGAGTCCGTCGATTTCAGCGCGGTGGTGGAAGCCGCGCTCGAGTCCATCCGCCCGGCCGCGGCGGCCAAGGGCATCCTCTTGCAACCCGTGCTCGACTCCGTGGCGACCGTCATGGGGGATCCCACTCGGTTGCAGCAGGTGGTGTGGAACCTGCTGTCCAACGCGGTGAAGTTCACGCCCAAGGGGGGCCGCGTCCAGGTGCTGGTGGAGCGGCGCGACTCCTCGGTGGAGATCGTCGTCGCGGACTCCGGCAAGGGCATTCCGGTGGACTTCCTGCCGCACGTCTTCGAGCGCTTCCGCCAGGCGGAAGGCAGTGTCGCGCGCAAGTACGGGGGCCTGGGCCTGGGCCTGTCCATCGTCAAGCACCTGGTGGAAGCCCACGGCGGTACGATCGACGCGTTCAGCGAGGGCGAGGGCCGGGGCGCCACCTTCACGGTGCGGCTGCCCACGGCCGTGGTGCGGCGCAAGGAACCGGGTGCCTCCTCCACGGGCTCGCGGGAAGAGCCCGATCTGACGTGCCCGCCCCAGCTCGAGGGCCTGCGGGTGCTGCTCGTGGACGACGAGGCGGACACGCGCGAGTTGCTGCGCACGCTGCTCGAGGGGTGCCGCGCTCGGGTGGAGACCGCGGGTTCGGCCGCCGAGGGCCTGCGCGCGCTCCTCCAGACGCGGCCCCACCTGCTCATCTCCGACATCGGCATGCCGGGCGAGGATGGTCATTCCTTCATCCGCAAGGTGCGCGCCCTGCCCGCGTCCGAGGGCGGCCGCATCCCCGCCGTGGCGCTCACCGCCTACGCCCGCGCCGAGGATCGCACCCGGGCCCTGCTCGCCGGCTTCAAGGCCCACGTGCCCAAGCCCATCGAGCGCTCCGAGCTGCTCGCCGTCATCCTCTCGCTCATTCCTCCCCTCGAGGAGCGCTGAGCGTCACGCGGGCCAGACCATCACCCACACCCACACCGGCGACCAGACGCCCATCGTGGGCAGGGGACGCACGGCGGCGGGCTTGCTCTCACGGCGCTTGCGAAACTCTTCCAGGTTGATGACGGCGGAGGCGTGGCTCATGGCGGACACCGGTTCGGAAAGGAAATCCTTCCCTATTGTCGGAAGGTGCCGTCCGCCGGTTGCGCGGATTTTCGTCCGCCAAAGCGGAGAGGGCGCGGCGGGGGGTGGGGGCGGCCGTTATAAGGCCCGCCCGACTACCGCTGAACCGGAGGTCCGTTCCCGTGGCCGCAGATGCTCTGTTCCGACCCTTCTCCTACAAGTCTCTTCATCTCAAGAACCGCATCGTCATGGCGCCCATGACCCGGTCCTTCTCGCCCCATGGCGTGCCGCCGCCCGAGGTCGCCACCTACTACCGCCGCCGCGCCGAGGGCGAGGTGGGCCTCATCCTGTCCGAGGGCACCGCGGTGGCCCGGCCCTCGGCCAAGAACGATCCCAACGTGCCGGACTTCCACGGGGAGCAGGCGCTGGCCGGCTGGAAGCGCGTCATCGACGAGGTGCATGCCGCCGGTGGACGCATGGGCCCGCAGCTCTGGCACGTGGGCTCGGCGAGCAACCCCCTGACGAAGTGGGTCGCCCCGCCTCCGATCGATAGCCCCTCGGGCCTGTCCTCGCCCGGCGAGCGCTTCACCGAGCCGATGACGGACTCGGCCATCGCGGACTCCATCGCCGCCTTTGGCAAGGCCGCCGCGGACGCCAGGCGGCTGGGCTTCGACGTGGCGGAGATCCACGGCGCCCACGGCTACCTCATCGATCAATTCTTCTGGGCGGGCACCAACGAGCGCACCGACGTCTATGGCGGTGCCACCCTCGGCGAGCGCACCCGCTTCGCCGCCGACGTGGTGAAGGCCATGCGCGCCGCGGCGGGCGAGGACTTCGTCATCATCCTGCGCCTGTCCCAGTGGAAGCAGCAGGACTACAGCGTGAAGCTCGCCCAGACGCCCAAGGAGCTGGAGGCGTGGCTCACGCCACTCGTCGACGCGGGAGTGGACATCTTCCACTGCTCCCAGCGCCGGTTCTGGGAGCCGGAGTTCGAGGGCTCGGACCTCAACTTCGCCGGGTGGGCGAAGAAGCTCACCGGCAGGCCCACCATCACCGTGGGCTCGGTGGGGCTGTCGGGCGAGTTCCTCTCGACCCTCATGAAGGGCGAGGGCTCCAAGCCCGCGTCGCTCGACAACCTGCTGCGGCGCCTGGAGCGGGAGGAGTTCGATCTGGTGGCGGTGGGCCGCGCGCTCATCACGGACGCGCAGTGGGCGCGCA encodes the following:
- a CDS encoding PAS domain-containing protein, producing MESRLAELLDSRREEIMCRWIGHVARFHATEPHSRSELEDHMPQFLSALSRNLREGRRERARDYDSSTPVTNQGAQHGLQRLRSGFDLEAVVREYGELREILDDLFEQADLVPSLDEERVLNQSLSQAVAEAVSSYTASQRLRLHEGRLTLDAVENGDAFFILDAEWRMIRVNRTQERLGQMPREQSLGRVFWDVFPATRDPSLQYWTQYHRVMRERVPVAFEEYYAPLDLWTEVTAYPEEEGGIIVFFRNVTEKKRLEAALKRSEERYELASRATQEAIWDWDLVTDSVGWNEGVRALFGYAPGEVGASGAWWLEHIHPEDRERVDHDIHAFIASASAERWLCEYRFRRADGSHAEIVDRGYVARDEQGRVLRMVGAMQDMSAQRAAEAESARARGFEQRRARQILGLAEAAAAIHGASSREGMLRALTLHARALVESHQAVVSLTEEQNWTQAITELFLSEKYASWREYAAKPDGSGIYAWVCQRGQPVRMTQAELEAHPRWRGFGAHHREHPPMRGWLAVPLVGREGRSLGLIQLSDKLDGGDFSADDEALIVQLAQYASSALENERLALETQKAQERARIAVEATRLGTWDLDPRAGTLVWDARCKQLFGLPPDAPVDYPSFLSLLHPEDRERVDQVVQRSMDFQSGGAFHTEYRTVRASDGAERWLDARGRTFFDDLRRPVRFTGTVLDITERKQLEAERVALLEREQAARTEAEHANRLKDDFIATVSHELRTPLTAILGWVQLLRSGQLPEERRMRALETVERNAHAQSQLVEDLLDISRIMSGKLALEVESVDFSAVVEAALESIRPAAAAKGILLQPVLDSVATVMGDPTRLQQVVWNLLSNAVKFTPKGGRVQVLVERRDSSVEIVVADSGKGIPVDFLPHVFERFRQAEGSVARKYGGLGLGLSIVKHLVEAHGGTIDAFSEGEGRGATFTVRLPTAVVRRKEPGASSTGSREEPDLTCPPQLEGLRVLLVDDEADTRELLRTLLEGCRARVETAGSAAEGLRALLQTRPHLLISDIGMPGEDGHSFIRKVRALPASEGGRIPAVALTAYARAEDRTRALLAGFKAHVPKPIERSELLAVILSLIPPLEER
- a CDS encoding NADH:flavin oxidoreductase; its protein translation is MAADALFRPFSYKSLHLKNRIVMAPMTRSFSPHGVPPPEVATYYRRRAEGEVGLILSEGTAVARPSAKNDPNVPDFHGEQALAGWKRVIDEVHAAGGRMGPQLWHVGSASNPLTKWVAPPPIDSPSGLSSPGERFTEPMTDSAIADSIAAFGKAAADARRLGFDVAEIHGAHGYLIDQFFWAGTNERTDVYGGATLGERTRFAADVVKAMRAAAGEDFVIILRLSQWKQQDYSVKLAQTPKELEAWLTPLVDAGVDIFHCSQRRFWEPEFEGSDLNFAGWAKKLTGRPTITVGSVGLSGEFLSTLMKGEGSKPASLDNLLRRLEREEFDLVAVGRALITDAQWARKVREGREAELADFDREALSTLV